The Osmerus eperlanus chromosome 1, fOsmEpe2.1, whole genome shotgun sequence genome includes the window AGGCTCTCCAGACTTGCTGACCTTGATCTGAGGGATGCAGCCGGAGGGGAACACGCTGTTCCTGTGGGCCATGCTGCGGTGCATAAAGCTGTGTGCCACACCATTAGGGGCCAGCGACAGCATACTGCCTCTGCGCTCTGTGTCCACACAGCAGGCTGCAGTGATGGACTCGGCTGAGTGAAGGGAGGGTGTTatgcaggagctggagctggtgcTATGGCACACAGAGGTTTCCTCCAGCGCCTTCACCGTGTGCTTCTTCACCAGCTCCGGCACAGCCAGGCGCCTTTTACCTGCCATGGGGGGACTGGTGGGGCAGAGTGGACGGCAGGCAGTGGCTACCAGGGGGCTGTACAAGCCTGTGGTCATACGCACCATGTGATCCAACACTCCGTTATCCTGGGGGTCTCTGGGAAGATTGAAGCCAAAGGTGGATTTGAGTCTCTGGGTGATCTTTTCACCTGCACTCTTATTGGCCGTGGCTTTGGCCACTAGCACTTGGAGCTCAGGCCACTCGCAGACGTAGCTTTGGCAGAACTGCTCAGCTCTGGGCCTCAGGTTGAGACGGCGGAGGCGGTGTAAGGTATCGAAGCGCCCCGTCTTCAGGGCCCAGTCTCGGGCACATCTGCTCTTTGTAGAGTCGACTGCGTTGATGTCAGCACCTTTGAGACATagtagaggaagagaaggtCTCTTTCAGGTTATTTCAACTTGCAGGACAATACAATTGTAGTACGTTAAATAACATAAACATGAACATTTTCTCTGATCTTTTGGGGGGCCTTATTGAATTTCAGTTTTGCTGGTCACAAGAAAAACAACACTAAGGAAGGATTTGGCTGAGATTTTGAGTTTGACATGATCCAGTAGACATGATCTCATGACGATACCAAAATAGCCCTCCAACCAGCTTAATCCTCGGTCAGCCAGGATCTGCAGTCAAGTAAAAGATTACTGAGATTTAGTTAAGGTGGGATGATGTCCTCCGAATGATCCCTTAAACCTGTCTGGCGTCACTACTACACTCACCTACCCAGAGCTGAATTGCAAACTTAGAAATATACAGCACGGTATGATGATGTTGGCTACCAATACTGCCTCCTGACACTCACTCACCAGTACTCTTTGTTTCAAATTGTGTTCTGCAAACAGGAATTATGTGGTTGGTACCAACTGGTTTTGTTAATTCACTTTCTACACCATTGATCTATACTTACAGTTGTTTCTCTATGTCTGATATTCCTCTTAATCTTCTCAGTCTTCTTTCCAACTGTCTACTCTTGAGAAAACATCACCCTGTCTGTCTTGTGAGGTTAGCAGCCAACCGTGTTTATAACCACTATTGGCTTAATCTTCCTATCCAACTTGACTCTTGATTCAGTCAACTCATTAACCGGTGGCTGATTAGAACTGTTGTACTTATGGTATGTTATCTAATAACACACACGTGTACTACATGTCTTATGTCACACTGAGAGAGAACTGGGTAACCATTAGCCAGCTTAGGCATATACAGTGTTCTGGTTTCCATCAGACCTGGCGTTCCATCAGACGCCAGGTCTCTTTAAAACTCTTGTCACTATTGTTGTGTTATATTAAAACTGGTGTCATTACTACCTGCCATGATGAGGGTGGCTACAACTTCATTGCGGCCCTGCATAGCAGCTTTGATGAGAGCTGTGAACCCTCGACAGTCCCTGATCTCTGTGTCTGCTCCAGGGTAGTAGTTCAGGAGATAGTTGCATGTGCTGATGTGACCTGGCCAACAACATAATATGATAAATGTAGACAAGTTGTCAGGAACATTAGCACAGACAAAATAGGAATATACCTTACACATTGTACCACCATACATATTGAGTGTTGAGCATAGCACTGACCTGCTTGAGCAGCGATCATCAGTGCAGTGTTGCCATCATTGTCTTGGTGGTTGATGTCTATGAAGGGACAGTGATGAAGGCCGTGGACTATATCCAGGAAACCTTTGTAACATGCTATCATCAGACCGTTCTGTTGGGGACAATTTCTTTTTACTCAAATATGACATGTATGGacagagattaaaaaaaaagtggAATACTTGATTAGTTCAGGCCtcagtgtaaaaaaaaatcttttattATCATTATTTCAACTGGAGGACTTTTGAACCCAAAGACTGGGGTCTGTCAGGAAATCCTACCCAACCATTGATGTCTGTCTCCATGACCTCCTCCTTGGTGACTCCCCTCTCGAGAATGATCTTGAGAGCCTGGGGTTCGTTCCGAAAGCATGCTGCGTACAACGTGGAGGCAGGACCCCCTTTCCCCTCGTCCCGCTGATAGTCAGGAAGCACCGAGTCATCAGAAAGTACACTTCCTGAGTCGGACTCACTGCCAGACAAAGACACCTCAGAGCCGTCCTCATCAGGACCGGTTCCTAGGAGGGGGTCCTCGGACGTGGAGGCCATCTTCTGTCTCACAGAGACCcagaagcagagcagaggagatggACTTAGAGTGTCAGCCTACATCACCTCTAGCACACTGAGGAAaggtaacagaaaggtaatGTATCTTCCATGGATCAGGGAGCTGACATAGCTTCAGATAGACAAGACCAATAATGACTGACAACAGCACTTGTCAGATTCAGACTGCCGTTACATTCCTTAGACACCACTAGTATCTGCATCTACCTGGTTAGTGTTGTTCTTTGCTCTTCTCACTCTACATGTTCTCCCAAATAACACTTCCCAAATAACATCTTTGCAGAGTCAGCAAATTACCTTAGCTCAGGAAAATGATTGGCAGGTAGATGCAGAGTAACTTCAGGCTCAGTCAGAAATGACCCTGGCTAATCTGTGTGTCGTGGTGTTGGTGTGGCTCGGCTGTCTCAACGTGCAGTTGGCTCCTAATGTTAAGTAACTGGATCAGCATTAAAAAGCCATGCTCAATGCAGCAGGGCTAAATCAGGTAAGGACAGTACAGGAATAACCTGGGTTTGATGTTTTAGCTTTGGCTTCATGTATGTGTCCTGGAGTCTAATGGACCTTAGGTGGTTCCTCTTTCAAATCAACATTACATGTTTCAACATACAACTGGATACTATTAGATTTTGATAAATCACAAATTCATTATTATACTTTCTGATTTATGGTTGGATTGGCCTGTTTCGCCTTGTTGGACATTGTCGCACTCACATTCCTCAACTCAAGTGTGTACTAAACAGTACATGGAAATGAGAGTAATCTCTATCACAACTCAGAAACCAACTGTCTTCCAGGGACCCAAACCAGCTGATGGATTTTCATAGGGGTCCATGAAGCAAACATCTCCAAAGCTTCCTAGTGTCAGACAAAAAAgcactctgtgacatgcttaGGGATTTGCTTTACCTTATTTTTGTATATTAGGGGCTGAGGCAGAAAAGTTGTTTACAACTTAAAGCTCAAAATGATGTGTGGGTTGAATGGACATGGTTTTATTTGAATAAAGATGGTCTTAAAAAGGCCCTTTTTTGGGCTGTTTTGAGGGTACAGTAATTTAACTCATTCACTTCAAACAGAAAACATGTCTAAATTACTTTTGTGTAAAACATGATTTTCAGCAAATTGTAAGTAAAAACATAAGGAAATGACTTACCATAAATTGAAATCCGACAGTTTTCTCCTACTCCTTAGATACAAGAGCACAGCCAGGTAGAGTATGGAACAAAACAGCAGCCTGCAAAAATCAGATCCCACCTATTCTTCTCTGTCCTCACAGTGTAAAGGTGAGCCTCAGTTTCCCATCCAGAGCAGCATTTTTTGATGTGCTGATCTTCATTCCACAATCTAGCATGATGACATGACAATTAGAGGTGGAGCTTTAACCATTTGTCCATGTAGCTTACAgcagccatctctctctctctctctctctctctctctctctctctctctctctctctctctttctctctctctctctctctctctctctctctctctctctctctctctctctctctctctctctctcgctctcactatttctctctctcctctcctctccttctttctcactctctccttcccgctgtctctgtctgtctctctttctttctccccctcactTTTTGCTCTTTGTATCCATTACTATCCCTAAGCATCTACAGTATGTACATCTATGTCTGGAACTCTACCCAACCTGTGATCCTCTTTGTATTTTGTGTAGTAAAGCTCTTCTTGACCACACAATGGTGCTGTTTCTGATACCCAGctgacactaacacacaccctcagtctACCCAGTGACTTCTAACTAAAGTAAATAGTAAGACTTACTAGTGAGACTCACAAGACTAACTATTACCAACTAAAATCACAAGTCTGGCTAAAATAACATATGGCAGTTGTCTTTGAGTCTACTTGAGCTATTCTGGGATTTCAGCTTGGGAATGATGGATTACTATAACTAGGCGTCTTCCAACAACTATTCATTCAGAGATGTGTTCGTTTTGTTTTCTATTGCTGAAAATTATAGATCACTAGATTGCTAAATAGAAATTTATGGATAGGTTGTGGAGTGGCGCTAGTTTCTGCAAGATTTAAGATGATGAAAGTAGGTTATGGTTGTTTTTGTGAAGGCTTGTAAGTCTTGGTAAATCTTTGAGACATACACTGGGTCAAAAGCTAAATGTGTGTGGAAGGAGCATGTGGTTGCATTatgttttttctctttcctcccaTTTGATAGATGGTGGAGATAAGGCAGTAGAACTATGCAGAAATTGGGGCAGAGGAGACATgaaaagagtaggaggagggttGTAAAGATGAAGGAGGAGTGTATGATGAGGAACGTTTTATAGAAAGTCTCCGGTTTATTACACTTTCTTCCGTTGGGAAAAAGTAACTTTTAGACTGAATGAGTGGATGATCTGTTTTTCACTGGGAGTGGACACAGTCAGAGGTTAAGGAGAGAGACATGACTGTGCTCGTCAGAGAGCTTTTGGTACTCTCTTGACCAGGACTGCCTGAAAACGGATCCCATCTCCACTCGGAAGGACGGCAGATCTGATCTTCAACTCCCCTCAGGGAAGGAAAGAAACTGCTATTCTCCTCCTGAGGATTTTACTGTGCAGAAAGTCCCtgtgtgagtacagggacagagaggaggcagggaggtgataCTGACATAAACAGAATAGCAGGCATTTACATCTTCCTGGGAAAGTGAAGTACAGAGGAtctaaagaaaaaagaaacataaaaaccaaagaaggacagagagaggtgcaggATGAAGGCACTGGCTGACATCCAGGGGAGGACTGATAAGCTTATGGACTCCATGGCTGATACACTCACATCCTTTAGACTACGGAGTCAGAACTGGGTGAGTTTGCTGAAATGGAGCGAGAGTAGTTCATGTATAATGTGGCATGTGTGGTTTGGCTGGAATGCCAATGAAAtgaaatatgttaaatgtatgtcTACCTTTGATTAAAACAAATAATGGAGACTGTGGATAGTTAGTACACCTGTGAGTGAGGTAATCTGACCCATAGCGAAGTACCGGTCAGCAATAAGCTAGCTGGTAGCTACCATGTAGGAAATAGCTTGCTATTGCCAGGAAGTAGCTATCCAGACATTATCAGTCTATAAGATATTACACAAGCCTCACTTATTAGGATGAGAAAGAAGGGTAAATAAataggagagaaaaaagaaacaggGCAGTCCTGAATTGTGTATTGTTTGTAAAAGCAATTTTTTATGAAGGTTTGTATGAGCTCTGTATAAAATCAGATCTGAAACATCAAACTGCAAAAAATGCGCAACGATTTACACTAGTACATTAATAACCATGGAACTACATAGCAACCCCTTTACTAACAACATTTTAGCAATGGGAACTGCGACGTAGTTAGACTTCATTTCGTTTTAGTGGTACAAATGAAATACACAAGTGAAACTTGGTACAGGAGAGGGTAGGCTTTCCAGGAGTAAGGGGATGTTAACAATGATTTTATTTTGGTAACATGACCTTCAACCTTCTTACACTTTTGTAATAAATACCATTAACACTTAATACCATTTAATTTCATAACTTTTCCTATGTACCTACACTGTTTTTACCACAGGAATTGCTATGTATTTACAAGTGTAGTTTTTTTTAAGTGATTGTTTGCCATTTCTATTCCTTAACCCTGTTATGTTTAAGATCTTAGAGAACAATGATGATGGCCTGTTactgggggaggggagctggagaacagagagaggcttTAGGGGGAGCAGGAGATCCAGTGGTGTCCAAGAACACAGAGGTAAGTAGGTACCAGGGCTTGGCattggaagggaggagggtaaGTACTAAGTGTATTTAGTTATTCTCTCATCAAATGTAAATTTCCCATGCAGAGAGCAAGTGAGTGGACAACTAGCATACAATGGTCATCAATATTATTGCATGTTTTAAGCTGCTGTACTGGGACTTACCACAATGCGGCAGCACAAGACTGAatcttagagtgtgtgtgtgcgtgtgtgtgtgagagtgagtgagtgtgtatgactTGAAGACAAACAGTGTAGTTAAACATAAGGAGTGACTGGGCCTGTCTGCAGTTGAAGGGCTGCAGGCCAGAACCCTGTAGTCTGTCACTAtccatctccccacccccctctcttttctcccctccattCCCCACACTGTCTATCATATCTGGTTGGGCCATGGCTCCAgccagggacagataggggaaTTGGAGGTGTGGGACAGTAGTTGGACAATGGCCATATGCTGGGCAGTGGACAGATGCTGAAAGGCCTGAATTGATCAACTAAactaatgtgtgtgagagtgtgtgtggatgagtttAGGTTGTATCTGTAACAATATAGTAATCAGGTTGTTTTTTAATTGTCGCTgactcctgtcctgtcctgtccatgATGACACACACGCCACTACATTAGCAAGCACACACCGTTATACATTGGTGAAAGGTCAGGTCTTTTCAGCTCACTGGACCATCATTTAGCAGGGCTTTTAAAAGGCTTAAGTAGATAGCCAAGGGACCCAGtgcattttgatatttttataGTCGTAATCTCCTGGGTGGATTGAGATTCCTGTGTTGCACTGGGCAACCCAttacatctctgtgtgtgtgtgtgtgtgtgtgtgtgtgtgtgtgtgtgtgtgtgtgtgtgtgtgtgtgtgtgtgagagagagagagagagagagagagagagagagagagagagagagagagagagggggaaagtgttaaaaagaaaatgaaaaaaggAGATATAAAGATGCCAagaaagacagagtgaaagGCGAGAAAGAAGTGGGAAAGAGGCACATATACGTCTTTCCCAAGCCCCTGCTTCCCTGAGCCACCTACATGTACATGTTTACATAAATAATTGTGAATCCTGGGCCACAGTTAGATGCtacagagagcacacacagctgtgctgGAAAAATCATATGGTCATGAATACTTTATCTGAGAAAAACAGCCATCAATCCATGGactcatttttgttctttcatGTGTATGGGATATTTCCCCTCTGTACTGAATTCTCCTCTGtataaagatatatatatatattgtaatgATGATCCTTATGAGGCCAGCTGTTTTTCATAAGTACAAAATGTGTGATCATTAGTGAATATAattgaagagagaggggaaagaaacaCGATGACATCTCTGGACTGGACATAATCCCTGCACAGTTGATAAGCAGAGACTGGTTAGCTGAAGAAGAGAACAGGCTAAGAAAGAGATGATTGTAAATCTGAACAGTTATAAGAGAGTGAACAAGCCAGTTAGTGCTGGGTGTATTTGTGTCCAGCTTTAATGTCAACTCTGATTCCTTCTCCTGTTTGGTCTCTGTCTTTCATATTCTTTCCCCACTGCTTCGAAACTGCTGAGTCAGTTGTTAgactggagagagtgtgttgtcCTGCTGCACTCATCCAACAGTAGAGTGAGAAAGGTGGTTgtgtactacatttacatttagtcatttagcagacgctctagcGACAAACAGTAAGttaagggacattcccccgaggcaagtagggtgaagtgccttgcccaaggacacgtcatttgtcatggccaggaatcaaaccggcaacctacTGATTAatagaccgattccctaaccgctcagccatctgactccctaagcTTGTGTATTAAAAGATAGTGTTTACATGTCTTCCTTTTAAAACTTGATGTTCTAATGATGCTGGTTGACAGTGAAAAGAAGGAGATTCTCTCAGGGCCACAGCGGTTGGGAAGAATGCATCTAGGCATTTCTGTAAATGTCCTACTTCACTTGTCGTTATTTCTTGAGGCTGCTAAAAATGACATGGATACATTTAGAAAAAAACAATAGCATGAGCCAAGTTCTGCTAAGATCTTTTCCCAGACAGTTTTGGAGCTGCCCTCCCACTGAATATTGTGTTGCTGTGTCTGAGTAGAATAATCTGTGGTTATTTTGcttgtcttttgttttgtttttttgactgAAAATGCAGTGATAGGAGCTTTTAGAGACCACAACAACGTGCAGTTGCTATGGGAGATGGAGTAGAATGACACACGTAGTGTACAGGAAAATATGAATTGAAAGTATTTGATTTTGTCACACAAACAATGACTGTGTTACACAATAATTGTGTAGTACAATCACATGTTCAGTGTACCACATGATGAAACATCAAAGGAACTCAGAGACGGACAGTAATTGGGTAGATAACAATGAATACTGAGGCAATgcaggagagggaagaaaacgggaggagaaaagagggggtgGGAACTCCATGCTTAAAGAGCGAGAGCAGGCAGAGCCAGAGACTCCACCtttatccccctccctctctctctctctctctctctctctctctctctctctctctctctctctcatcacatcccctcccctctttcgttcgctctctttttctcgcttGCTCTCTCACAATGTTTGCCCACCATCTGACCATACAGTGAGCTGGGTTAGACGTGGAGAGCTCACAGTCTATCCtgccttttctcttttttctgaaACATGGGATCCTAATCAACTGTGGAATTTCTATAGGAGAGAGAACCTTTTTCTGTcattttaattatttatttttccttGGCTTTCGGATTACCCTCAGAGACATACCCCGAGGGGCTGTCACTGTTTGCTTTTCAGTGCATGTgctcatgtgtttgtgtctctgccaTGTCCACGCCTGGTAGTTTTGGGTCAAGTGGGTCAACATGAAGGGGGGTCATCAACGAGGGTGCGGGTGCCAACACTTGTTCAGAAAAGTGCTCACCAAGTGTGGCTGCTGTTATGCTCGAGTCAGAGGTACGTGTTCActtcatgtttgttttttaaagaCTGATATCTATAACGACAGTTTGAGCGCagcttatttttattttcatctTCCGTTCGGAGGTCAAACTGTGTGAGAGAATCAACAGATTATACCCTTTACTGAATGAAGAGATTATAACAGACACTCTCTCATCTAATTTTGTACCAAACCCTCAGTAGGGTGTCCTGAGGACTCTGGGCCATAGCTGGGCTGGT containing:
- the ankrd33ab gene encoding photoreceptor ankyrin repeat protein, with protein sequence MASTSEDPLLGTGPDEDGSEVSLSGSESDSGSVLSDDSVLPDYQRDEGKGGPASTLYAACFRNEPQALKIILERGVTKEEVMETDINGWNGLMIACYKGFLDIVHGLHHCPFIDINHQDNDGNTALMIAAQAGHISTCNYLLNYYPGADTEIRDCRGFTALIKAAMQGRNEVVATLIMAGADINAVDSTKSRCARDWALKTGRFDTLHRLRRLNLRPRAEQFCQSYVCEWPELQVLVAKATANKSAGEKITQRLKSTFGFNLPRDPQDNGVLDHMVRMTTGLYSPLVATACRPLCPTSPPMAGKRRLAVPELVKKHTVKALEETSVCHSTSSSSCITPSLHSAESITAACCVDTERRGSMLSLAPNGVAHSFMHRSMAHRNSVFPSGCIPQIKVSKSGEPTPKKEKKKKRHKGHLEPPKWKYKEIKDEKKKEKKKAEKDKAEKEKNKKEKK